Proteins found in one Methylobacterium sp. CB376 genomic segment:
- a CDS encoding class I SAM-dependent methyltransferase codes for MELSGEAAAWLDRLAAGEVPPSVALMHLAAGAPGPEAVEAALAAAAGPADAEARGRLAAARDLWRANPQAWGIVREVLGGVDHGEELEGARAVAALAAAFDRAARASPEGSVALYALGSPALLRAATEEIVAALDAWGLLSREARLVDLGCGIGRVAAALAPRVAAVTGLDIAPAMIAAARERCAGLANVALHLGSGRDLAPVPTGGADLVLAVDSFPYLVQAGLAADHVREAARVLRPGGDLVVLNYSYRGDLARDRREAAALAASHGFRLIRAGTAPFTTWDGRAFQLRRL; via the coding sequence ATGGAGCTGAGCGGCGAGGCCGCGGCCTGGCTCGACCGGCTCGCCGCCGGCGAGGTGCCGCCCTCCGTCGCCCTGATGCACCTCGCGGCCGGGGCCCCGGGCCCGGAGGCGGTCGAGGCCGCGCTCGCGGCCGCGGCCGGCCCCGCCGACGCGGAGGCGAGGGGCCGGCTCGCGGCGGCGCGCGACCTCTGGCGGGCGAACCCGCAGGCGTGGGGAATCGTCCGGGAGGTGCTCGGCGGCGTCGATCACGGCGAGGAGCTGGAGGGCGCGCGGGCCGTCGCGGCGCTCGCCGCGGCCTTCGACCGGGCGGCGCGGGCCTCGCCCGAGGGCAGCGTCGCCCTCTACGCCCTCGGCAGCCCGGCGCTGCTGCGCGCCGCCACGGAGGAGATCGTCGCGGCGCTCGACGCCTGGGGCCTGCTGTCGCGCGAGGCGCGGCTCGTCGATCTCGGCTGCGGCATCGGCCGGGTCGCGGCGGCGCTCGCCCCCCGCGTCGCCGCGGTGACCGGGCTCGACATCGCGCCGGCCATGATCGCGGCGGCGCGGGAACGCTGCGCCGGCCTCGCGAACGTGGCGCTGCATCTCGGCAGCGGGCGCGACCTCGCGCCGGTTCCGACGGGGGGCGCCGACCTCGTCCTCGCGGTCGATTCCTTCCCCTACTTGGTCCAGGCCGGGCTCGCGGCGGACCACGTCCGCGAGGCCGCCCGGGTGCTGCGGCCCGGGGGCGACCTCGTCGTCCTGAACTACTCCTATCGCGGCGACCTCGCCCGCGACCGGCGCGAGGCGGCGGCGCTCGCCGCGTCCCACGGCTTCCGCCTGATCCGGGCCGGGACGGCGCCGTTCACGACCTGGGACGGGCGGGCCTTCCAGCTGCGCCGCCTGTGA
- a CDS encoding pseudouridine-5'-phosphate glycosidase, producing the protein MPPSLLDIAPEVRAALAAGAPVVALESTIVTHGMPHPQNVETARAVEAVVREAGAVPATIAVVAGRIRIGLPAETLAGLAAARDVLKLSRADLPHAVAAGLTGSTTVAATMICAALAGIRVFATGGIGGVHRGVEQTLDISADLDELARTPVAVVSAGAKAILDLPRTLEYLETRGVPVVGYGTDRFPAFWSRDSGLPAPLRLDTPEAVAALIRAKAALGLGGGILVANPVPEADEIPAAEIAGLIETAVAEARAAGIAAKAVTPFLLGRLLALTGGRSLATNIALIRHNAALAARLAAALAAPAPAP; encoded by the coding sequence ATGCCCCCTTCCCTGCTCGACATCGCCCCGGAGGTGCGGGCCGCCCTCGCGGCGGGCGCGCCCGTGGTGGCGCTCGAATCCACCATCGTCACGCACGGCATGCCGCACCCGCAGAACGTCGAGACGGCCCGGGCCGTCGAGGCGGTGGTGCGCGAGGCCGGGGCGGTGCCGGCGACCATCGCGGTCGTGGCGGGGCGGATCCGGATCGGCCTGCCGGCCGAGACCCTGGCGGGGCTCGCCGCCGCGCGGGACGTGCTGAAGCTCAGCCGCGCCGACCTGCCGCACGCGGTGGCGGCGGGGCTCACCGGCTCGACCACGGTCGCCGCCACGATGATCTGCGCCGCGCTCGCCGGGATCCGGGTCTTCGCGACCGGCGGCATCGGCGGCGTGCACCGGGGCGTCGAGCAGACCCTCGACATCTCGGCCGACCTCGACGAACTCGCCCGCACCCCCGTGGCGGTGGTCTCGGCCGGCGCCAAGGCCATCCTCGACCTGCCGCGCACCCTCGAATACCTGGAGACGAGGGGCGTGCCGGTGGTGGGCTACGGCACCGACCGCTTCCCGGCCTTCTGGAGCCGGGACAGCGGCCTGCCCGCGCCGCTGCGCCTCGACACCCCGGAGGCGGTCGCCGCCCTGATCCGGGCCAAGGCCGCGCTCGGCCTCGGCGGCGGGATCCTGGTGGCCAACCCCGTGCCGGAGGCCGACGAGATCCCGGCCGCCGAGATCGCCGGCCTGATCGAGACGGCGGTGGCGGAGGCGCGGGCGGCCGGCATCGCCGCCAAGGCGGTGACGCCCTTCCTGCTGGGTCGTCTCCTCGCCCTCACGGGCGGGCGCAGCCTCGCCACCAACATCGCGCTGATCCGCCACAACGCCGCCCTGGCGGCCCGCCTCGCCGCCGCCCTGGCCGCCCCGGCTCCCGCGCCCTGA
- a CDS encoding cyclic nucleotide-binding domain-containing protein: protein MDWVEAIGYLGTALTVASSAMTTMIPLRIVSILSSIAVIIYGCLVGSVPTVLTEVIQIPFNAWRLYEMIRLVRDVEKAAGGDLSLDWLKPFGTSRRFKAGEVLFRMGDPASEMFYVESGRFRIEERGIDIAPGAIVGELGMLSPGNVRTASVVCAEDGVALCVPYSEVKQLYYQNPEFGFYFLKLTSERLFQGTGQGGPCGATPEPEVA, encoded by the coding sequence ATGGATTGGGTGGAAGCGATCGGCTACCTGGGCACGGCCCTGACGGTGGCCTCCTCGGCGATGACGACGATGATCCCGCTGCGGATCGTCTCGATCCTCAGCAGCATCGCGGTCATCATCTACGGCTGCCTCGTCGGCAGCGTGCCGACGGTGCTGACCGAGGTGATCCAGATCCCGTTCAATGCCTGGCGCCTCTACGAGATGATCCGGCTCGTCAGGGACGTCGAGAAGGCCGCGGGGGGCGACCTCTCCCTCGACTGGCTCAAGCCCTTCGGCACCTCGCGCCGCTTCAAGGCCGGGGAGGTGCTGTTCCGGATGGGCGATCCGGCGAGCGAGATGTTCTACGTCGAGAGCGGCCGCTTCCGGATCGAGGAGCGCGGCATCGACATCGCGCCGGGGGCGATCGTCGGGGAACTCGGCATGCTCTCGCCCGGCAACGTCCGCACCGCCTCGGTGGTCTGCGCCGAGGACGGGGTCGCGCTCTGCGTGCCCTATTCGGAGGTCAAGCAGCTCTACTACCAGAACCCCGAATTCGGGTTCTATTTCCTGAAGCTGACGAGCGAGCGGCTGTTCCAGGGAACCGGGCAGGGAGGGCCGTGCGGGGCGACGCCCGAGCCCGAGGTCGCCTGA
- a CDS encoding CgeB family protein has protein sequence MRIVVFGLTVSSSWGNGHATLWRGLCRALAADGHRVTFFERDVPYYAENRDLHALPGGDLVLYPDWTPDLAARAREAVRECDAAIVTSYCPDAVAATDLALAAPVSVFYDLDTPVTLARLEAGEAVPYLGPRGLRDFDLVLSYTGGAALDALRARLGARRVAPLYGHVDPDAHRPGAPAPHYACDLSYLGTYAADRQAGVERLLVAPARLRPGQRFLIGGAQYPADFPWAPNISFVRHLPPAEHPAFFASSRFTLNVTRQAMAAMGWCPSGRLFEAAACGTPLITDEWEGLDAFFAPGREIVVARTTAEAVAALDMDEAERRALAARARERTLDEHASARRARTLVAALEQAASARGAVPAEV, from the coding sequence ATGCGGATCGTCGTGTTCGGACTGACCGTCTCGTCGTCCTGGGGCAACGGTCACGCGACGCTCTGGCGCGGGCTGTGCCGGGCCCTCGCGGCGGACGGGCACCGCGTCACCTTCTTCGAGCGCGACGTCCCCTACTACGCCGAGAACCGCGACCTCCACGCCCTGCCGGGCGGGGACCTCGTCCTCTATCCGGACTGGACGCCGGATCTCGCCGCCCGCGCCCGAGAGGCCGTGCGGGAATGCGACGCGGCGATCGTCACCTCCTACTGCCCGGACGCGGTGGCGGCGACCGACCTCGCCCTCGCCGCGCCCGTCAGCGTCTTCTACGACCTCGACACGCCGGTGACGCTGGCGCGGCTGGAGGCGGGCGAGGCGGTGCCCTATCTCGGCCCGCGGGGCCTGCGGGATTTCGACCTCGTGCTGAGCTACACGGGCGGGGCGGCCCTCGACGCCCTGCGCGCGCGGCTCGGGGCGCGGCGCGTGGCGCCCCTCTACGGCCACGTCGATCCCGACGCGCATCGGCCCGGCGCGCCCGCGCCGCACTACGCCTGCGACCTCTCCTACCTCGGTACCTACGCGGCGGACCGGCAGGCCGGGGTCGAGCGCCTGCTCGTCGCGCCGGCGCGCCTGCGCCCGGGGCAGCGCTTCCTCATCGGCGGGGCGCAGTACCCGGCGGATTTCCCCTGGGCGCCCAACATCTCCTTCGTGCGCCACCTGCCGCCGGCCGAGCACCCGGCCTTCTTCGCCTCCTCGCGCTTCACCCTCAACGTCACCCGGCAGGCCATGGCCGCGATGGGCTGGTGCCCCTCGGGGCGGCTGTTCGAGGCGGCGGCCTGCGGCACGCCGCTGATCACGGACGAGTGGGAGGGGCTCGACGCCTTCTTCGCGCCGGGCCGCGAGATCGTGGTGGCGCGCACCACCGCGGAGGCGGTCGCCGCCCTCGACATGGACGAGGCCGAGCGCCGGGCCCTGGCGGCCAGGGCCCGGGAGCGCACCCTCGACGAGCACGCATCCGCGCGGCGGGCCCGGACGCTCGTCGCCGCACTCGAACAGGCGGCGTCCGCGCGCGGCGCCGTCCCGGCGGAGGTCTGA
- a CDS encoding SelT/SelW/SelH family protein has product MTDAPTGKPRVAITYCTQCGWLLRAGWMAQELLSTFKDGLGEVALIPATGGAFAITCGDALIWERVRDGGFPDVKTLKQRVRDVVEPGRDLGHVDLPRGDRG; this is encoded by the coding sequence ATGACCGATGCCCCCACCGGCAAGCCCCGGGTCGCCATCACCTACTGCACCCAGTGCGGCTGGCTGCTGCGCGCCGGCTGGATGGCGCAGGAGCTCCTCTCGACCTTCAAGGACGGACTCGGCGAGGTCGCGCTGATCCCGGCCACCGGCGGGGCCTTCGCGATCACCTGCGGCGATGCGCTGATCTGGGAGCGCGTCCGCGACGGCGGCTTCCCGGACGTGAAGACCCTCAAGCAGCGGGTGCGCGACGTCGTCGAGCCGGGCCGCGATCTCGGCCACGTCGATCTCCCCCGCGGCGACCGGGGCTGA
- a CDS encoding sugar phosphate nucleotidyltransferase has product MWGIIPAAGLGSRIQPLAFSKELLPVGSRLDHGIERPCAVSEYLVERMIRGGADRLLFVIAPGKSDILDYYGAAYGEVPIAYAVQPAASGLCDAIFRALPLIAEDEPVVVGLPDTVWFPADALAQCPDDVLSFLLFPVERPEFFDAVVLDGDRVREIQVKRADATSSWIWGAFKMPGRTLRDLHRLWLQRGRRDEYIGTLINAHLAAGGEARGIRAGTAYVDVGTLHGYRAAIGLLAEAAAGEADAGARVALGWPGGRAPLHAVLRD; this is encoded by the coding sequence ATGTGGGGCATCATTCCGGCGGCGGGCCTCGGCAGCCGCATCCAGCCGCTCGCCTTCTCGAAGGAGCTGCTGCCGGTGGGCAGCCGCCTCGATCACGGGATCGAGCGCCCCTGCGCGGTGAGCGAGTACCTCGTCGAGCGCATGATCCGCGGCGGCGCCGACCGGCTGCTGTTCGTCATCGCGCCGGGCAAGTCCGACATCCTCGACTATTACGGCGCCGCCTACGGCGAGGTGCCGATCGCCTACGCGGTCCAGCCCGCCGCGTCCGGCCTGTGCGACGCCATCTTCCGGGCCCTGCCCCTGATCGCCGAGGACGAGCCGGTGGTGGTGGGGCTGCCCGACACGGTCTGGTTCCCGGCCGACGCCCTGGCGCAATGCCCCGACGACGTCCTCTCCTTCCTGCTGTTCCCGGTCGAGCGGCCGGAATTCTTCGACGCGGTCGTGCTCGACGGCGACCGCGTACGCGAGATCCAGGTCAAGCGGGCGGACGCGACCTCGTCCTGGATCTGGGGCGCCTTCAAGATGCCGGGCCGCACCCTGCGCGACCTGCACCGGCTCTGGCTGCAGCGGGGCCGGCGCGACGAGTACATCGGCACGCTCATCAACGCCCACCTGGCGGCGGGCGGCGAGGCGCGGGGCATCCGCGCCGGCACCGCCTACGTCGATGTCGGCACCCTGCACGGCTACCGGGCCGCGATCGGGCTCCTGGCCGAGGCGGCGGCGGGCGAGGCGGATGCGGGCGCCCGCGTGGCTTTGGGCTGGCCGGGCGGCCGCGCGCCGCTCCACGCCGTCCTGCGCGACTAG
- a CDS encoding HIT domain-containing protein yields MSDFTLDPRLAADTIAVGDLPLCSVLLLDDARFPWLVLVPRREAVSELTDLAPREAAALMEEIRVATRVMLDLAKPDKVNVGALGNVVAQLHVHVVGRFRSDPAWPGPVWGHGTRAPYPPHAAAQLVERARALFAAA; encoded by the coding sequence ATGTCGGATTTCACCCTCGACCCGCGGCTCGCCGCCGACACGATCGCGGTGGGCGACCTTCCGCTCTGCAGCGTGCTCCTCCTCGACGATGCCCGCTTCCCCTGGCTCGTCCTGGTGCCGCGCCGGGAGGCGGTGAGCGAGCTCACCGACCTCGCCCCGCGGGAGGCGGCGGCCCTGATGGAGGAGATCCGGGTCGCGACCCGGGTCATGCTGGACCTCGCCAAGCCCGACAAGGTGAATGTCGGGGCGCTCGGCAACGTGGTGGCGCAGCTCCACGTCCACGTGGTCGGGCGGTTCCGCTCCGATCCGGCCTGGCCCGGCCCGGTCTGGGGCCACGGCACCCGCGCGCCCTACCCGCCCCACGCCGCCGCGCAGCTCGTCGAGCGCGCCCGGGCGCTGTTCGCGGCCGCGTGA
- a CDS encoding universal stress protein has protein sequence MKTLLVPIARHTLLDSVLETALLTARRFGSCVEGFGLRPALAEYVPVDMVGGMTWVRDEEADLAEARGCGSQFSTFMEQHGVPRDSGEADPSRPRYRWLPDAPPGDGFLAQYARLFGATVVGRPGGEGGPRMTTLEAALFESGRPLLIAPPTPPQSLGETVLIAWNGSTETARTVAFAGPFLRRAARIEVLGVDSGMVPGPSAEQLAAALTREGLTARGRTLAAGRRNPGEVFLAEAAALGCDLLVKGAYTQSRLRQMIFGGATSHILAHATMPVLMAH, from the coding sequence ATGAAGACCCTGCTCGTTCCGATCGCGCGCCACACGCTCCTCGATTCCGTGCTGGAGACCGCGCTCCTCACCGCCCGGCGCTTCGGATCCTGCGTGGAGGGGTTCGGCCTGCGCCCCGCCCTCGCCGAGTACGTCCCGGTCGACATGGTGGGCGGCATGACCTGGGTGCGCGACGAGGAGGCCGACCTCGCGGAGGCCCGCGGCTGCGGCAGCCAGTTCTCCACCTTCATGGAGCAGCACGGGGTGCCGCGGGATTCGGGCGAGGCGGATCCCTCCCGCCCGCGCTACCGCTGGCTGCCCGACGCGCCGCCGGGCGACGGGTTCCTGGCGCAATACGCGCGTCTGTTCGGCGCGACCGTGGTGGGACGGCCGGGCGGGGAGGGCGGCCCGCGCATGACGACCCTCGAAGCCGCCCTGTTCGAGAGCGGCCGGCCCCTCCTGATCGCGCCCCCGACCCCGCCCCAGAGCCTCGGCGAGACCGTGCTGATCGCCTGGAACGGCTCGACCGAGACCGCCCGCACGGTGGCCTTCGCGGGCCCGTTCCTGCGGCGGGCCGCCCGCATCGAGGTGCTGGGCGTCGATTCCGGCATGGTGCCGGGCCCGAGCGCCGAGCAGCTGGCGGCGGCGCTCACCCGCGAGGGCCTGACCGCGCGGGGCCGCACCCTGGCGGCGGGGCGGCGCAATCCCGGCGAGGTGTTCCTGGCCGAGGCCGCCGCGCTCGGCTGCGATCTCCTGGTCAAGGGGGCCTACACCCAGAGCCGCCTGCGCCAGATGATCTTCGGCGGCGCGACCAGCCACATCCTCGCCCACGCCACCATGCCGGTGCTGATGGCGCATTGA
- the nudC gene encoding NAD(+) diphosphatase, whose protein sequence is MTTPLDRLGFAQSLLVRHSAERTGPTPTLADHPEAGLLLFAGEVPVLRAAGAAASAVLSVADAARVPTPAPLLFLGRIGERPIFAGALPAEAGAGFAEDPAYRLLDLRAVAVEGAVPAPELGLLATAKSLLNWHARHGFCAQCGAPTALSCGGFRRDCAACGAQHFPRTDPVVIMLVTRGDRCLLGRQARFAPGVYSCLAGFLEPGETIEDAVRRETFEEAGLRVGAVRYRASQPWPFPSSLMIGCEGEALDEALTLDRDELEDARWFSREEVRAMLERRHPDGLLTPPPMAIANLLVRGFADGF, encoded by the coding sequence GTGACGACGCCCCTCGACCGCCTCGGCTTCGCCCAGAGCCTGCTCGTGCGCCACTCCGCCGAGCGCACCGGCCCGACCCCGACGCTCGCCGACCATCCGGAGGCCGGCCTGCTCCTCTTCGCGGGCGAGGTGCCGGTGCTGCGGGCGGCCGGGGCCGCGGCGAGCGCGGTGCTGTCGGTCGCCGACGCCGCGCGCGTCCCCACGCCGGCCCCGCTCCTCTTCCTGGGGCGGATCGGCGAGCGGCCGATCTTCGCCGGGGCCCTGCCGGCCGAGGCCGGCGCGGGTTTCGCGGAGGATCCGGCCTACCGCCTGCTCGACCTGCGCGCGGTCGCGGTCGAGGGGGCGGTGCCGGCGCCGGAACTCGGCCTCCTCGCCACCGCGAAGTCGCTCCTGAACTGGCACGCCCGCCACGGCTTCTGCGCCCAGTGCGGCGCGCCGACCGCGCTCTCCTGCGGCGGCTTCCGGCGCGACTGCGCGGCCTGCGGGGCGCAGCACTTCCCGCGCACCGATCCGGTGGTGATCATGCTGGTGACGCGCGGGGACCGGTGCCTGCTCGGGCGGCAGGCGCGCTTCGCCCCCGGCGTCTATTCCTGCCTCGCGGGCTTCCTCGAGCCGGGCGAGACGATCGAGGACGCGGTGCGCCGCGAGACCTTCGAGGAGGCGGGGCTGCGGGTCGGCGCCGTGCGCTACCGGGCCTCCCAGCCCTGGCCCTTCCCCTCCTCGCTGATGATCGGCTGCGAGGGCGAGGCCCTCGACGAGGCCCTGACCCTCGATCGCGACGAATTGGAGGATGCCCGCTGGTTCTCCCGCGAGGAGGTGCGGGCGATGCTGGAGCGCCGCCACCCGGACGGCCTCCTCACGCCGCCCCCGATGGCGATCGCCAACCTCCTGGTGCGGGGCTTCGCGGACGGGTTCTGA
- a CDS encoding GNAT family N-acetyltransferase codes for MRSFAAAPTGRPLPIASPARREAPALTASVLAEAADLDRLEPDWWDLFGRCPSATPFQSPAWLIPWWRQFRPGDLAAVAVRAGGRLVGLAPLYAEEGARGRRLLPLGIGPSDHLDLLLDPEAAGAGAALAEGIAAARGGCATLDLEDLAPEAAAWQLPVPAGAAERVEDQVACPVLLLPREAASLADLCSSQKRRKIALARNRSLRRGGFQVEAATSPRETAALFERLAALHAARWESRGEAGVLADPAVQAFHREAVPRLARAGLVRFHAVRLAGEVAGILYALRGRRRVYTYLSGFDPAFAFESPGVTLVAAALDAAREEGARAFHFLRGQEPYKYEWGAVDIWNRRRSLRWS; via the coding sequence ATGAGAAGCTTCGCCGCGGCGCCGACCGGCCGGCCGCTCCCCATCGCCTCGCCGGCGCGGCGTGAGGCGCCGGCCCTCACCGCGTCCGTCCTCGCCGAGGCGGCCGACCTCGACCGGCTCGAACCCGACTGGTGGGACCTGTTCGGGCGCTGCCCCTCCGCGACGCCGTTCCAGTCCCCGGCCTGGCTCATCCCGTGGTGGCGCCAGTTCCGGCCCGGCGACCTCGCCGCGGTGGCGGTCCGGGCGGGCGGGCGCCTGGTCGGCCTCGCGCCGCTCTACGCGGAGGAGGGCGCGCGGGGCCGGCGCCTCCTGCCGCTGGGCATCGGGCCGAGCGACCATCTCGACCTCCTGCTCGACCCGGAGGCGGCCGGGGCGGGCGCGGCGCTGGCGGAGGGGATCGCGGCCGCGCGGGGCGGCTGCGCCACCCTGGACCTGGAGGACCTCGCGCCCGAGGCCGCCGCCTGGCAGCTCCCGGTGCCGGCGGGGGCCGCCGAGCGCGTCGAGGACCAGGTCGCCTGCCCGGTGCTGCTGCTGCCGCGCGAGGCCGCCAGCCTCGCCGACCTCTGCTCCTCGCAGAAGCGCCGCAAGATCGCGCTCGCCCGCAACCGCTCGCTGCGGCGCGGCGGCTTCCAGGTCGAGGCCGCCACCTCGCCCCGGGAGACGGCCGCCCTGTTCGAGCGCCTCGCGGCGCTGCACGCCGCGCGCTGGGAGAGCCGCGGGGAGGCCGGCGTGCTGGCGGACCCGGCCGTGCAGGCCTTCCACCGCGAGGCGGTGCCGCGCCTCGCGCGCGCCGGCCTCGTGCGCTTCCACGCGGTGCGGCTCGCCGGCGAGGTCGCCGGGATCCTGTACGCCCTGCGCGGCCGGCGGCGGGTCTACACCTATCTCAGCGGCTTCGATCCGGCCTTCGCCTTCGAGAGCCCAGGCGTGACGCTGGTCGCCGCCGCCCTCGACGCGGCCCGGGAGGAGGGCGCGCGCGCCTTCCACTTCCTGCGCGGCCAGGAGCCCTACAAGTACGAGTGGGGCGCGGTCGACATCTGGAACCGCCGCCGGAGCCTGCGATGGAGCTGA
- the crcB gene encoding fluoride efflux transporter CrcB, with translation MLNTLVVFLGAGLGGALRYGVNVSAARLGGSFPAATMIINVSGSLAMGILAGWFVVRAGLPQSLRLFLTTGILGGFTTFSTFSLEAFLLIERGALAQAVLYVIGSVAAGIAGVAVSFAIIRHFG, from the coding sequence ATGCTCAACACGCTCGTGGTCTTCCTCGGGGCCGGCCTCGGCGGTGCGCTGCGGTACGGCGTCAACGTGAGTGCGGCCCGGCTCGGCGGCAGCTTCCCGGCCGCCACCATGATCATCAACGTCTCGGGCTCGCTCGCCATGGGCATCCTCGCCGGCTGGTTCGTGGTGCGGGCCGGCCTGCCCCAGAGCCTGCGCCTCTTCCTCACCACCGGCATCCTCGGGGGCTTCACCACCTTCTCGACCTTCTCGCTCGAAGCCTTCCTGCTGATCGAGCGCGGCGCCCTCGCGCAGGCGGTCCTCTACGTGATCGGGTCGGTGGCCGCGGGCATCGCCGGGGTCGCGGTGAGCTTCGCGATCATCCGCCATTTCGGGTAA
- a CDS encoding glycosyltransferase — MPLSILHVAYPLAPVGPDAAGGAEQVLSALDAALVAAGHRSLVVACAGSRVRGELIALPRETGPLDKAAIARARRAQAEAVAAAVRARPEIDVVHMHGIDFHAALPPPGPPVLATLHAPFSWYAPEALRPARPRTFLHCVSAHQHGLAPPGLSLLDPIPNGVPAEALRGRFPRGRFALFLGRIAPEKGVDLALDAAHRAGIPLAVAGELFPYPAHRDFFDRAVAPRLDRQRRFLGPVGFRAKRRLLNAARCLLLPARLPETSSLVAREAMACGTPVIAAPMGALADLVEPGRTGFLAETPAEMAAAIASVDRIDREACRRIAAGHSGLAPMIEGYFAAYEKLRRGADRPAAPHRLAGAA; from the coding sequence ATGCCGCTCAGCATCCTCCACGTCGCCTATCCCCTCGCCCCGGTCGGGCCGGACGCGGCGGGGGGCGCCGAGCAGGTGCTGAGCGCCCTCGACGCCGCCCTGGTGGCGGCGGGCCACCGCTCCCTCGTCGTCGCCTGCGCGGGCTCGCGGGTGCGGGGCGAGCTGATCGCCCTGCCCCGGGAGACGGGGCCCCTCGACAAGGCGGCGATCGCCCGGGCGCGCCGGGCCCAGGCCGAGGCCGTGGCGGCCGCCGTGCGGGCGCGGCCGGAGATCGACGTCGTCCACATGCACGGCATCGACTTCCACGCCGCCCTGCCGCCACCCGGCCCGCCCGTGCTCGCGACCCTGCACGCCCCCTTCTCCTGGTACGCCCCCGAGGCCCTGCGCCCGGCGCGCCCGCGCACCTTCCTGCACTGCGTCTCGGCTCACCAGCACGGGCTCGCCCCGCCGGGGCTCTCCCTCCTCGACCCGATCCCGAACGGCGTGCCGGCCGAGGCCCTGCGCGGGCGCTTCCCGCGCGGGCGCTTCGCCCTCTTCCTCGGCCGGATCGCCCCCGAGAAGGGCGTCGACCTCGCCCTCGACGCGGCCCACCGGGCCGGGATCCCGCTCGCCGTCGCGGGCGAACTCTTCCCCTATCCGGCGCACCGGGACTTCTTCGACCGCGCGGTGGCGCCGCGCCTCGACCGGCAGCGGCGCTTCCTGGGGCCGGTCGGGTTCCGGGCCAAGCGCCGCCTGCTCAACGCGGCGCGCTGCCTGCTCCTGCCCGCGCGGCTGCCGGAGACGAGCTCCCTCGTCGCCCGCGAGGCGATGGCCTGCGGCACCCCGGTGATCGCCGCGCCGATGGGCGCCCTCGCCGACTTGGTGGAGCCGGGCCGCACCGGCTTCCTGGCCGAGACTCCGGCGGAGATGGCCGCGGCGATCGCCTCGGTCGACCGGATCGACCGGGAGGCCTGCCGCCGGATCGCCGCGGGACATTCGGGCCTCGCCCCGATGATCGAAGGGTACTTTGCCGCCTATGAGAAGCTTCGCCGCGGCGCCGACCGGCCGGCCGCTCCCCATCGCCTCGCCGGCGCGGCGTGA